From Haloarcula sp. CBA1127, a single genomic window includes:
- a CDS encoding UPF0058 family protein has product MKKQELIHLHSLLAQVQHHYEHEADTSVEHDLYADLGVKPTSIHKSKTDHKEAVFALASGLTDAMAEEADEPQALTAD; this is encoded by the coding sequence ATGAAGAAGCAAGAACTCATTCACCTTCACAGTCTTCTCGCGCAGGTACAACACCACTACGAGCACGAAGCGGACACGAGCGTTGAGCACGATCTGTACGCCGACCTCGGTGTCAAACCGACATCGATCCACAAATCGAAGACAGACCACAAGGAAGCAGTGTTTGCGCTCGCTTCCGGACTGACGGATGCAATGGCCGAGGAAGCCGACGAACCACAGGCGCTGACTGCCGACTGA
- a CDS encoding translation initiation factor eIF-1A, whose product MSDDSGRRNLRMPTNDEMFAVVTEHLGGNHVRIRCEDGETRLGRIPGRMKFRTWINEDDIVLAEPWDWQDEKANIEWRYKGQDADQLRAEGHIDSLTA is encoded by the coding sequence GTGAGCGACGATTCAGGGCGGCGGAATCTCCGCATGCCTACAAACGACGAGATGTTTGCAGTGGTAACAGAGCACCTTGGCGGGAACCACGTCCGCATTCGCTGTGAGGACGGCGAAACCCGACTCGGCCGGATCCCGGGCCGGATGAAGTTCCGAACCTGGATTAACGAGGACGACATCGTTCTCGCCGAACCGTGGGACTGGCAAGACGAGAAGGCCAACATCGAATGGCGCTACAAGGGGCAAGACGCTGACCAGCTCCGTGCCGAAGGCCACATCGACTCGCTGACCGCCTAA
- a CDS encoding type II secretion system F family protein, with protein MSLDTPSQQQVGSGGALGDTFYPAYQMVFDDEGDFVNSVENKLAEARMADNVEMFLARALAVGVIAGLALWLVGTFLGYLLVQLLFAGGEAPTLIGIPVSESVSEILAVLKLPFLVIVTGFVFGAIGFGIGFGSLVSIPYFRASAREREINVLLSDSISFMYALSVGGLNQLEILQSMGKAEDTYGEVAKEFQSIVLETEYFDTDYRTAVRNQALQTPSDELSQFLTDMLSIINSGGDMTSFLEDQKEKHMRTARQEQEKMLETLELFGEMYMTLSLFPLLLIIILVIMSMMGNAQKSLIYGTVYGLIPLTGLGFLVLVSTVTQDSIGDGYLRSSPGEKELVVDEGVGVFNLGLIESYTGTYSVFDRIKSREGTHELLAILTRPDLFFRDHPLLVLWLTVPLSILAVVAAIVIGWAPLSLDGMIAVPVRSTFFWVYVPMYLNFIPLMIFYEWNQRSRKAIIGKLSENLRKLASANDTGMTLLESVKVVSETSSGKLSEEFETIHAKVNYGTSLKDALREFNNKYNVPRLARTVKLIAEAQEASSQIQDVLSTAAQASENQDDIERERKSRTRMQTVIILMTYLTLLGVMALLKTQFLDVMSGLATQASGSSSSSAPGGGFGGSVDTELLSMLFFHAVTLQALLSSFIAGYIREVKLVAGVKFAVVLSTIALVVWIAVG; from the coding sequence ATGAGCCTCGACACACCGAGTCAGCAACAGGTGGGCAGCGGCGGTGCGCTCGGTGACACGTTCTACCCGGCGTACCAGATGGTGTTCGACGACGAGGGAGACTTCGTCAACAGCGTCGAGAACAAACTCGCGGAGGCCCGGATGGCCGACAACGTCGAGATGTTCCTCGCACGCGCACTCGCAGTCGGTGTCATCGCGGGACTTGCGCTGTGGCTCGTCGGCACGTTCCTCGGCTATCTACTGGTCCAGTTGCTGTTTGCCGGTGGGGAAGCGCCGACACTCATCGGGATTCCAGTGTCCGAGAGCGTCTCAGAGATTCTAGCTGTGCTGAAGCTCCCCTTCCTCGTCATCGTGACCGGCTTCGTCTTCGGCGCCATCGGGTTCGGTATCGGGTTCGGGTCGCTGGTATCGATTCCGTACTTCCGCGCGAGCGCGCGCGAGCGCGAAATCAACGTCCTATTGTCCGATTCAATCTCGTTCATGTACGCGCTATCCGTGGGCGGGCTCAACCAACTCGAAATCCTGCAGTCGATGGGAAAGGCCGAAGACACGTACGGTGAGGTCGCAAAGGAGTTCCAGTCCATCGTGCTGGAGACGGAGTATTTCGATACTGATTACCGGACCGCTGTCCGGAACCAGGCGCTGCAAACCCCGTCGGACGAACTGTCCCAGTTCCTGACGGATATGCTCTCTATCATTAACTCCGGCGGGGACATGACCTCTTTCCTCGAAGACCAGAAGGAAAAGCACATGCGAACCGCCCGGCAGGAACAGGAGAAGATGCTGGAGACGCTGGAACTGTTCGGCGAGATGTACATGACGCTCTCGCTGTTCCCACTGCTTCTCATCATCATTCTGGTCATCATGTCGATGATGGGCAACGCCCAGAAATCCCTCATTTACGGGACCGTGTACGGGCTAATTCCCCTGACAGGTCTGGGCTTTCTGGTCCTCGTCTCGACTGTCACGCAGGACTCTATCGGGGACGGCTATTTGCGTTCGAGCCCTGGCGAGAAGGAACTCGTCGTCGACGAAGGTGTCGGCGTGTTCAACCTCGGGCTCATCGAGAGCTACACAGGGACCTACAGCGTCTTCGACCGGATCAAGAGTCGGGAGGGGACCCACGAACTCCTCGCTATCCTCACGCGGCCTGACCTGTTCTTCCGTGACCATCCGCTGTTGGTGCTGTGGCTGACGGTGCCGCTGTCAATCCTTGCCGTCGTCGCAGCTATCGTCATCGGCTGGGCCCCGTTATCGCTGGACGGGATGATCGCTGTCCCGGTTCGCTCGACGTTCTTCTGGGTGTACGTCCCGATGTACCTCAACTTCATCCCGCTGATGATCTTCTACGAGTGGAACCAGCGCTCTCGGAAGGCAATCATCGGTAAACTTTCCGAAAACCTCCGGAAGCTCGCATCAGCCAACGACACCGGGATGACGTTGCTAGAGTCGGTCAAGGTGGTCTCCGAGACGTCCTCCGGAAAGCTCTCTGAGGAGTTCGAGACCATCCACGCAAAGGTCAACTACGGCACGAGCCTGAAAGACGCGCTCCGAGAATTCAACAACAAGTACAACGTCCCACGACTGGCACGGACAGTCAAGCTCATCGCAGAGGCACAGGAAGCCTCCAGCCAGATTCAGGACGTGCTCTCGACGGCTGCCCAGGCCTCGGAGAATCAAGACGACATCGAACGCGAACGAAAATCCCGGACGCGGATGCAGACGGTCATCATCCTGATGACGTACCTGACGTTGCTCGGCGTGATGGCGTTGCTGAAGACACAGTTCCTCGATGTGATGTCGGGACTGGCGACGCAGGCCTCCGGGTCAAGTAGTTCGAGCGCGCCCGGCGGCGGCTTCGGTGGCAGCGTCGACACGGAACTACTGTCGATGCTGTTCTTCCATGCAGTGACGCTACAGGCCCTGCTGTCGTCGTTTATCGCCGGCTATATTCGGGAAGTGAAACTTGTCGCAGGCGTAAAATTCGCAGTCGTCCTGTCGACGATTGCACTGGTGGTGTGGATCGCCGTGGGATAG
- a CDS encoding pyridoxal phosphate-dependent aminotransferase, giving the protein MTFEAADRVDSVPPSGIRRFFELAEEMDDIISLGVGEPDFSAPWAAREAAIASLERGQTSYTANRGKRELRERIADYEAAAHNLQYDPDEEILVTAGASEGLDLAFRALLNPGDSIAIAQPCYVSYVPGATFAGIDVVDVPTRAADEFKLTREVLESSGAAEADALVYCYPNNPTGATMTAEEMADVAAFCRENDLLVFADEIYADLTYEHDHTSIATLPGMRERTVVFNGFSKAFAMTGFRLGYAMAPPEAIEAMNRIHQYSMLSAPTTAQHAAIEALDNCRDEVTDMAAQYDRRRKYVLTRFEEMGLDCFPAAGAFYAFPECPWDDAGEFAESLLQEKQVAVVPGTAFGEGGSGHLRVSYATGLDDLKEAMVRIESFLN; this is encoded by the coding sequence ATGACATTCGAAGCAGCGGACAGGGTCGACAGCGTGCCACCCTCGGGCATCCGTCGGTTCTTCGAACTGGCCGAGGAGATGGACGACATCATCTCGCTTGGGGTCGGTGAACCGGATTTCTCGGCCCCGTGGGCGGCCCGTGAAGCCGCTATTGCGTCACTCGAACGCGGCCAGACGTCCTACACCGCCAATCGAGGGAAACGGGAGCTCCGGGAACGCATCGCGGACTACGAAGCGGCGGCACACAACCTGCAGTACGATCCCGATGAGGAAATCCTCGTCACAGCAGGGGCGAGCGAAGGGCTGGATCTCGCGTTTCGGGCACTGCTAAACCCCGGCGATTCGATCGCTATCGCCCAGCCCTGCTACGTCTCGTACGTCCCCGGTGCGACGTTCGCCGGTATCGACGTTGTCGACGTTCCGACACGCGCGGCAGACGAGTTCAAGCTCACCCGAGAGGTGCTGGAATCGTCCGGTGCGGCCGAGGCTGACGCGCTCGTGTACTGTTACCCGAACAACCCGACCGGAGCGACGATGACGGCCGAGGAGATGGCGGATGTGGCGGCTTTTTGCCGCGAAAACGATCTCCTCGTGTTCGCCGACGAGATCTACGCCGACCTTACGTACGAACACGACCACACGTCTATCGCTACCCTCCCCGGGATGCGCGAGCGGACCGTCGTTTTCAACGGGTTCTCGAAGGCGTTCGCTATGACGGGGTTCAGACTTGGGTACGCAATGGCCCCACCGGAGGCCATCGAGGCCATGAACCGCATCCATCAGTACTCGATGCTGTCGGCCCCAACGACGGCCCAGCACGCTGCTATCGAGGCGCTGGACAACTGTCGCGACGAGGTCACAGACATGGCCGCCCAGTACGACCGCCGACGGAAGTACGTCCTCACACGCTTCGAAGAGATGGGACTGGACTGCTTCCCGGCGGCTGGGGCCTTCTACGCGTTCCCGGAATGTCCATGGGACGATGCCGGCGAGTTCGCCGAGAGTCTGCTGCAAGAAAAGCAGGTCGCAGTCGTACCCGGAACCGCCTTTGGTGAGGGCGGGTCGGGCCACCTGCGAGTGTCGTACGCAACCGGTCTTGACGATCTCAAAGAAGCGATGGTCCGGATCGAGTCGTTCCTTAATTGA
- a CDS encoding type II/IV secretion system ATPase subunit — MAIDDTGGGESDQVNGGGNLTDEPVRVGEYTWDDLRREVHDGGRFDRSVYLGFEPRELSQRLEDAASAGKTLQAPFEEYLDPTTTPVAKDIYTWEHFKQEYYYKDGSLPRDSDGEVIPFDESEYLNFDPEHTENKLSAAEDIASELHEYVDENTVDVNPELDEDEFFSTRDGHTTVVNRYDLEKAVPQSKKSHFNELERYWVNKPYACVIIFHSRKENEKKYYVIEPYLTDIEIDLREFLSGKLKTAIKYSEDDVIVQGTDADRAQVIQREAEQLLSRYDLYNGSVSSSGEESVLGQVKELFGLDEETQSETAGQLSGISTRPEPAILQDDDPKLNEYQVEKLLYMLKRDFVGYARIDGVKHDINVEDISCDGYNSRVFVYHTDYEQIISNVEHGEGELDDFVVKLAQRSGKGISKRQPQVDATLPDGSRAQLTLGREVSDHGTNYTIRQFKDVPFTPIDLINWNTFSLDEMAFLWLCIENNKSLIFAGGTASGKTTSLNAVSLFIPSNSKIVSIEDTREVELPQRNWVASVTRPSFGEDDKGDVDEFDLLEAALRQRPDYIVMGEIRGEEGRTLFQVMSTGHTTYTTFHADSVGEVIKRFTTEPINVSKTLFTALDLVSIQTQTRVDGNKVRRNKSLTEINEYSAENDEINVRDVYEWRAETDEYIQMGNSNTLEEIKFDRGWTQDKLDEELFKRKVVLAYLIEKGLNTYTQVAATIQAFINDPDTILTLIANDQLELSLEDLREMESVKIDIDPEKEEMVPRPDAPPEMVEETKQVLDNAQPLFNTYKSRETPDIVSALMDDSEETADEDSIDFGQFVPKAGAEADSE; from the coding sequence ATGGCTATCGATGATACTGGGGGAGGTGAGTCAGATCAGGTCAACGGTGGGGGGAACCTGACTGACGAGCCTGTACGAGTCGGCGAATACACGTGGGACGATCTTCGGCGGGAGGTACACGATGGGGGGCGGTTCGACCGGAGCGTGTACCTCGGCTTCGAGCCGAGAGAACTCAGTCAGCGACTCGAAGACGCGGCAAGCGCCGGTAAGACACTGCAAGCGCCGTTCGAAGAGTACCTCGACCCAACCACGACACCAGTCGCGAAAGACATCTACACGTGGGAGCATTTCAAACAAGAGTACTATTACAAGGACGGCAGTCTCCCCCGTGACAGTGACGGCGAAGTCATCCCTTTCGACGAAAGTGAGTATCTGAACTTCGACCCCGAACACACGGAAAACAAGCTGTCCGCCGCCGAAGACATCGCCAGTGAACTGCACGAGTACGTCGACGAAAACACCGTCGACGTGAATCCGGAACTGGACGAAGACGAGTTCTTCTCGACACGGGACGGCCACACGACCGTCGTCAACCGCTACGACCTCGAAAAAGCCGTTCCCCAGTCGAAGAAATCTCATTTCAACGAACTGGAACGGTACTGGGTCAACAAACCCTACGCCTGCGTCATCATCTTCCACTCACGGAAAGAGAACGAGAAGAAGTACTACGTCATCGAGCCGTATCTCACCGATATCGAGATCGACCTCCGGGAGTTCCTCTCGGGCAAGCTCAAGACCGCGATCAAGTATTCAGAGGACGATGTGATCGTTCAGGGGACCGACGCCGACCGAGCACAGGTCATCCAGCGGGAGGCCGAACAACTCCTCTCGCGGTACGACCTCTACAACGGCTCGGTCTCCAGTAGCGGTGAAGAGAGCGTTCTCGGACAGGTCAAGGAACTGTTCGGGCTGGACGAGGAAACACAAAGTGAAACGGCGGGACAACTCTCAGGCATTTCAACACGTCCCGAACCGGCTATCCTCCAAGATGACGACCCGAAGCTAAACGAGTATCAGGTCGAGAAGCTGCTGTATATGCTCAAGCGGGACTTCGTTGGCTACGCCCGCATCGACGGCGTCAAACACGACATCAACGTAGAGGATATCTCCTGTGATGGGTACAACTCCCGGGTGTTCGTCTATCACACCGACTACGAGCAGATTATCTCGAACGTCGAACACGGCGAGGGGGAACTCGACGACTTCGTCGTGAAACTTGCCCAGCGGTCCGGAAAGGGTATCTCGAAGCGCCAGCCACAGGTCGATGCGACGCTGCCGGACGGGTCACGTGCCCAGTTGACCCTGGGCCGGGAGGTGTCTGACCACGGGACAAACTACACCATCCGGCAGTTCAAGGATGTCCCCTTTACGCCGATCGACCTCATCAACTGGAACACCTTCTCGCTGGACGAGATGGCGTTCCTCTGGCTCTGTATCGAGAACAACAAGAGCCTCATCTTCGCCGGCGGTACTGCCTCCGGGAAGACGACGAGCCTGAACGCCGTCTCGCTGTTCATCCCGTCGAACTCCAAGATCGTCTCTATCGAGGACACGCGTGAGGTCGAACTGCCACAGCGGAACTGGGTGGCAAGCGTCACGCGCCCCTCCTTCGGCGAGGACGACAAGGGCGACGTCGACGAGTTCGACCTGCTGGAGGCCGCACTCCGTCAGCGCCCGGACTACATCGTCATGGGTGAGATCCGTGGTGAGGAAGGGCGGACGCTGTTCCAGGTCATGTCGACCGGCCACACCACCTACACCACGTTCCACGCCGACTCCGTCGGCGAGGTCATCAAGCGGTTCACGACCGAACCCATCAACGTCTCGAAGACGCTGTTTACGGCGCTGGACCTCGTGTCGATTCAGACCCAGACCCGGGTCGACGGCAACAAGGTCCGCCGGAACAAGTCCCTGACCGAAATCAACGAGTACTCCGCCGAGAACGACGAGATCAACGTCCGGGACGTGTACGAGTGGCGCGCCGAGACGGACGAGTACATCCAGATGGGGAACTCGAACACGCTCGAAGAGATCAAGTTCGACCGTGGGTGGACCCAGGATAAACTCGACGAGGAACTGTTCAAGCGCAAGGTCGTCCTCGCGTACCTCATCGAGAAGGGGCTGAACACCTACACGCAGGTCGCGGCGACCATTCAGGCGTTCATCAACGACCCCGACACCATTCTCACGCTCATCGCCAACGATCAACTCGAACTGTCACTTGAGGACCTCCGGGAGATGGAATCTGTCAAGATCGATATCGACCCGGAGAAAGAGGAGATGGTGCCCCGGCCGGACGCGCCGCCGGAAATGGTCGAGGAGACCAAGCAGGTGCTTGACAACGCACAGCCGCTGTTCAACACCTACAAGAGCCGCGAAACGCCGGATATCGTCTCAGCGCTGATGGACGATTCCGAGGAGACCGCTGACGAAGACAGCATCGACTTCGGCCAGTTCGTTCCGAAGGCCGGAGCGGAGGCAGATAGCGAATGA
- a CDS encoding thioredoxin family protein, translating into MVSLDSESDVLGRGDEALPFELPGADGATYSLSDFVDTDALLVVFTCNHCPYAKAKVDELNRLATEYDDLAVVGINANDPEEYPDDSFERMQELVERGEIQYDAYLFDESQDVAAAYGARCTPDPFLFRNDGGTFKLAYHGRLDDAPNPDDEPSEREMAIHVETLLDGDQITAVEKPSRGCSIKWKPGNEPAYWDV; encoded by the coding sequence ATGGTTTCACTCGATTCGGAGTCCGACGTGCTCGGGCGTGGGGACGAAGCACTGCCGTTCGAACTCCCGGGGGCGGACGGGGCAACATACTCACTGTCGGATTTCGTGGACACGGACGCACTACTGGTCGTGTTTACGTGCAACCACTGTCCATACGCGAAAGCGAAGGTTGATGAACTGAACCGTCTCGCGACGGAATACGATGACCTCGCTGTCGTCGGGATCAATGCCAACGACCCCGAGGAGTACCCCGACGACTCCTTCGAGCGGATGCAGGAGCTCGTCGAGCGCGGCGAGATACAGTACGACGCGTATCTATTCGACGAGTCTCAGGACGTGGCAGCCGCGTACGGCGCCCGCTGTACCCCTGATCCGTTCCTGTTTCGCAACGACGGCGGGACGTTCAAGTTGGCGTACCACGGCCGCCTCGACGACGCACCGAACCCGGATGACGAACCCAGCGAGCGAGAGATGGCCATACACGTCGAAACGTTGCTCGATGGCGATCAGATTACGGCAGTCGAGAAACCATCCAGAGGGTGCTCGATAAAGTGGAAGCCCGGTAACGAACCGGCGTACTGGGATGTCTGA
- a CDS encoding Lrp/AsnC family transcriptional regulator: protein MSSRREILDLLRENARYTTEDIARLTDYSESEVAEAIEEFEEAGVIRGYGAVVDWNAVETDEERVRATVELNVTLDRETSYDDISDRIAKFPEVTSLRLVSGDYDFDLEVEGDSMREVSHFISDKIAPIPEITQTVTHYIMESYKEQGMEFDDHDDDDRLSVSP from the coding sequence ATGAGCAGTCGCCGCGAGATACTCGACCTGCTGCGGGAGAACGCTCGTTACACGACCGAGGACATCGCTCGGTTGACTGATTACTCCGAGAGCGAGGTAGCCGAGGCTATCGAGGAGTTCGAGGAGGCAGGTGTTATCCGCGGCTACGGGGCAGTCGTCGACTGGAACGCCGTCGAGACTGACGAGGAGCGCGTTCGCGCCACCGTCGAACTCAACGTCACGCTGGACCGTGAGACCAGCTACGACGACATCTCCGACCGGATCGCGAAGTTTCCGGAAGTGACCTCGCTTCGCCTCGTCAGCGGTGACTACGACTTCGACCTGGAGGTCGAGGGCGATTCGATGCGCGAAGTGTCGCACTTCATCAGCGACAAAATCGCGCCGATTCCCGAGATCACGCAGACGGTGACTCACTACATCATGGAGTCGTACAAGGAGCAGGGGATGGAGTTCGACGACCACGATGACGACGACCGCCTGTCCGTCTCACCATGA